From one Streptomyces mobaraensis genomic stretch:
- a CDS encoding GntR family transcriptional regulator: MAFGDQPAYLRVAGDLRQKIVAGELPPHTRLPSQARIREQYGVSDTVALEARKVLMAEGLVEGRSGSGTYVRERPERRAVVRTGYRGVGESSSFRQEQADPRVKGAWEARSEQLSASPAVAERLRIAPGDRVMRTDYLFRCAGEPAMLSTSWEPLAVTGRTPVMLPEEGPLAGRGVVERMAAIDLVVDNVTEEISARPGLAQETLALGGVPGHCVLVVSRTYFAGGRAVETADVVMLAERHRVAYHLPVK; this comes from the coding sequence GTGGCATTCGGTGACCAGCCCGCATATCTCCGCGTCGCCGGCGATCTCCGTCAGAAGATCGTCGCCGGCGAGCTGCCGCCGCACACCCGCCTCCCCTCCCAGGCCCGCATCCGCGAGCAGTACGGCGTCTCGGACACGGTCGCCCTGGAGGCCCGCAAGGTGCTGATGGCCGAGGGGCTGGTGGAGGGCCGGTCCGGGTCGGGCACCTACGTCCGGGAGCGGCCCGAGCGGCGCGCCGTGGTGCGTACCGGCTACCGGGGGGTGGGGGAGTCCTCGTCGTTCCGCCAGGAGCAGGCCGACCCCCGGGTCAAGGGCGCCTGGGAGGCCCGCAGCGAGCAGCTGTCCGCCTCGCCCGCGGTCGCCGAGCGGCTGCGGATCGCGCCCGGCGACCGGGTGATGCGCACCGACTACCTGTTCCGCTGCGCCGGCGAGCCGGCGATGCTCTCCACCTCCTGGGAGCCGCTCGCCGTCACCGGCCGGACGCCGGTGATGCTCCCCGAGGAGGGCCCGCTGGCCGGCCGGGGGGTGGTCGAGCGGATGGCGGCCATCGACCTCGTCGTGGACAACGTCACCGAGGAGATCAGCGCCCGCCCGGGCCTGGCGCAGGAGACGCTGGCGCTGGGCGGGGTGCCGGGCCACTGCGTGCTGGTCGTCTCGCGGACGTACTTCGCGGGCGGGCGGGCGGTGGAGACGGCGGACGTGGTGATGCTGGCCGAGCGGCACCGCGTCGCGTACCACCTTCCGGTGAAGTAG
- a CDS encoding TPM domain-containing protein: MTRLLRRYGPGAPGPAIVGALFALCVLLLPAPSVARAETPLDLDATGHVTDTVGALGRRRPQVEAALARLAGRDVQLYVTYVHDFSGRTGREWADATADRNGLGPHDVLLAVATSPRQFAVSAAQDSGFRADQLQQVATVAITPALKAHDWAGAAIGAADGYRSVLAGQAVRPPVIVPGRSDPGDSGLLPGDRRFWAPVAAGALLCLAGLLLRRQRRRRARRRVTLVPFRTPVASVTVSASTEPGLARMAQPLTPLPDLETEASLNLVATDDAVRTSAEELSFAVAQLGEAATLPFAEAVGYARGELAAAFRLRQRLDDAPAHDDDFRRHALDEICSRCTSANRRLDAEAAAFDRLRALKANAAVVLDRAEDAARALEPRIDAAENALFALRHRCTEDALAPVWRYPAEARDRLAFAGAALEDAHTGLAEGDRDRAAVSVRAAEAALSQARTLAAAALRHAHELDGATRRLAEALADAEAAAEGHTEGAAFDLLTAVRREVACERTDPRAVLRRIDEAAAAFDDDLPPDDPARATRTRARTGRALLTARARVAGARDFIATHRGAVGARARTRLAEAERHLTLARRDPAEATRAELLALQARTAAERDVGVYGVAHAMPDTARPARALGGALLGGIVLAGLLPATFGGGATRGRLAAPER; encoded by the coding sequence GTGACGCGGCTTTTGAGGCGGTACGGGCCCGGGGCGCCGGGCCCGGCCATCGTCGGCGCCCTCTTCGCGCTGTGCGTCCTCCTCCTCCCGGCGCCGTCCGTCGCCCGTGCCGAGACCCCGCTCGACCTCGACGCCACCGGGCACGTCACCGACACGGTCGGCGCGCTCGGCCGCCGCCGGCCCCAGGTCGAGGCCGCCCTCGCCCGGCTGGCCGGCCGGGACGTCCAGCTCTACGTCACCTACGTGCACGACTTCTCCGGCCGCACCGGCCGCGAGTGGGCCGACGCCACCGCCGACCGCAACGGCCTGGGCCCCCACGACGTCCTGCTCGCCGTCGCCACCTCCCCCCGGCAGTTCGCCGTCTCCGCCGCCCAGGACTCCGGCTTCCGCGCCGACCAGCTCCAGCAGGTCGCCACCGTCGCCATCACCCCCGCCCTGAAGGCCCACGACTGGGCCGGGGCCGCGATCGGGGCCGCCGACGGCTACCGGTCCGTCCTCGCCGGCCAGGCCGTCCGGCCGCCCGTCATCGTCCCCGGCCGCAGCGACCCCGGGGACAGCGGGCTGCTCCCCGGCGACCGGCGGTTCTGGGCACCCGTGGCGGCCGGGGCGCTGCTCTGCCTGGCCGGACTGCTGCTGCGCCGGCAGCGGCGCCGCCGGGCCCGCCGGCGGGTCACCCTCGTCCCGTTCCGTACCCCCGTAGCCTCCGTCACCGTCTCCGCCTCCACCGAGCCGGGCCTCGCCCGGATGGCCCAGCCGCTCACCCCGCTGCCCGACCTGGAGACGGAGGCGTCGCTCAACCTCGTCGCGACCGACGACGCCGTCCGCACCAGCGCCGAGGAGCTGTCCTTCGCCGTCGCCCAGCTCGGCGAGGCGGCGACGCTGCCGTTCGCCGAGGCCGTCGGCTACGCGCGCGGCGAGCTGGCCGCCGCCTTCCGGCTGCGGCAGCGGCTCGACGACGCCCCCGCCCACGACGACGACTTCCGCCGGCACGCCCTCGACGAGATCTGCTCCCGCTGCACCAGCGCCAACCGGCGGCTGGACGCCGAGGCGGCCGCCTTCGACCGGCTGCGCGCGCTCAAGGCCAACGCGGCGGTCGTCCTCGACCGCGCGGAGGACGCCGCCCGGGCCCTCGAACCACGCATCGACGCCGCCGAGAACGCCCTGTTCGCCCTCCGCCACCGGTGCACCGAGGACGCGCTGGCCCCCGTCTGGCGGTACCCGGCCGAGGCCCGCGACCGGCTCGCCTTCGCGGGCGCCGCCCTGGAGGACGCGCACACCGGCCTCGCCGAGGGCGACCGGGACCGGGCCGCGGTCTCGGTCCGCGCGGCCGAGGCCGCGCTCTCCCAGGCCCGCACCCTGGCCGCCGCCGCCCTCCGGCACGCCCACGAACTCGACGGCGCCACCCGGCGGCTCGCCGAGGCCCTGGCGGACGCGGAGGCCGCGGCGGAGGGCCACACGGAGGGCGCCGCCTTCGACCTGCTCACCGCCGTCCGCCGCGAGGTCGCCTGCGAACGGACCGACCCGCGGGCCGTCCTCCGCCGCATCGACGAGGCCGCCGCCGCCTTCGACGACGACCTGCCCCCCGACGACCCGGCCCGCGCCACCCGCACCCGCGCCCGGACCGGCCGCGCCCTCCTCACCGCCCGCGCCCGGGTCGCGGGCGCCCGCGACTTCATCGCCACCCACCGCGGCGCCGTCGGCGCCCGCGCCCGCACACGGCTCGCGGAGGCCGAGCGGCACCTGACGCTGGCGCGCCGGGACCCGGCCGAGGCCACCCGTGCCGAATTGCTCGCCCTCCAGGCCCGGACGGCCGCCGAACGCGACGTGGGCGTCTACGGCGTCGCCCACGCCATGCCCGACACGGCGCGCCCGGCGCGGGCGCTGGGCGGCGCCCTCCTCGGCGGCATCGTCCTCGCGGGGCTGCTGCCGGCGACGTTCGGCGGCGGCGCGACACGGGGGCGCCTGGCGGCGCCGGAGCGGTGA
- a CDS encoding SPOR domain-containing protein — translation MSENEPVLPWLVIRQDDNGNRYRVGRYATRLEAERVADRLDESLETPDKATDKAPDKRGRRQLYIVERVRVAP, via the coding sequence ATGAGTGAGAACGAACCGGTCCTGCCCTGGCTGGTGATCCGCCAGGACGACAACGGCAATCGCTACCGCGTCGGGCGGTACGCCACCAGGCTGGAGGCCGAGCGCGTGGCCGACCGCCTGGACGAGAGCCTGGAGACGCCGGACAAGGCGACGGACAAGGCCCCGGACAAGAGGGGCCGCCGGCAGCTCTACATAGTCGAACGCGTACGGGTGGCCCCCTGA
- a CDS encoding succinate dehydrogenase/fumarate reductase iron-sulfur subunit, giving the protein MSYQARFKVWRGDADGGGLTDYEVAVNEGEVVLDIIHRLQATAAPDLAVRWNCKAGKCGSCSAEINGRPRLMCMTRMSVFDPAETVTVTPMRAFPVVRDLVTDVSYNYAKARDVASFAPPPDLKPGEYRMRQQDVDRLQEFRKCIECFLCQNTCHVVRDHEENKPAFAGPRFLMRVAELDMHPLDAAAEAGVDRKAAAREDHGLGYCNITKCCTEVCPEHIKITDNALIPLKERVVDRSYDPLVWLGSKIRRRGAGHGT; this is encoded by the coding sequence ATGAGTTATCAGGCCCGCTTCAAGGTGTGGCGGGGTGACGCTGACGGCGGCGGCCTCACCGACTACGAGGTCGCCGTCAACGAGGGTGAGGTCGTCCTCGACATCATCCACCGGCTGCAGGCCACCGCCGCGCCGGACCTGGCCGTCCGCTGGAACTGCAAGGCGGGCAAGTGCGGTTCGTGCAGCGCGGAGATCAACGGCCGGCCGCGGTTGATGTGCATGACGCGGATGTCGGTGTTCGACCCGGCGGAGACGGTCACGGTGACGCCGATGCGGGCGTTCCCGGTCGTCCGCGACCTGGTGACGGACGTGTCGTACAACTACGCCAAGGCGCGGGACGTGGCCTCGTTCGCCCCGCCGCCGGACCTCAAGCCGGGCGAGTACCGGATGCGGCAGCAGGACGTGGACCGGCTCCAGGAGTTCCGCAAGTGCATCGAGTGCTTCCTGTGCCAGAACACCTGCCATGTGGTGCGTGACCACGAGGAGAACAAGCCCGCGTTCGCCGGGCCGCGCTTCCTGATGCGCGTCGCCGAGCTCGACATGCACCCGCTGGACGCCGCCGCCGAGGCGGGCGTCGACCGCAAGGCGGCGGCCCGCGAGGACCACGGGCTCGGCTACTGCAACATCACCAAATGCTGCACGGAGGTCTGCCCTGAGCACATCAAAATCACCGACAACGCGCTGATCCCGCTGAAGGAGCGGGTCGTCGACCGCTCCTACGACCCGCTGGTCTGGCTGGGCAGCAAGATCCGCCGCCGGGGCGCCGGGCACGGAACGTAA
- a CDS encoding APC family permease, whose product MSTERGSHSNYRRTLGPVALTAVGLGSIIGSGWLFGAQRAAGIAGPAAILAWVIGAVVALTIALTYSELGAMFPKAGGMVRYGQYSHGSLAGYLAAWANWIAIVSVIPGEATASVQYMSSWKWSWAKELYDGKELTGSGVALASVLLVFYFFLNWFAITLFAKTNNAITVFKVVVPVLTAGALMWSHFDTHNIKVAGGFTPNGWSAVFTAVATSGIVWAYNGFQSPLNMAGEARNPGKSLPKAVIGSILIALVIYIALQVAFLMAVPAADLGDGWSALTYKSPLADLAIAWGLNWLAIVLYADAFISPSGTGMIYAATTSRMIHGVQENGHLPGIFGKVDPKTGVPRPALLLNLVIAFLFLAVFRGWGSLAEIVSIATVISYITGPVAVMSLRRIAPGINRPVKLRAMPVIAPVAMIFGSLVLYWGKWPLTGKVILIMAVGLPIWAWYELRKPWAELKPHLKAGAWMVAYLLVMAFVSWAGGKDYNGKGYLAEGWDLLVVALIGLVFYMWGVRSAWRNPSLVAAEEEIAEAERAEAASESEDAVPSASKA is encoded by the coding sequence TTGAGTACCGAACGGGGTTCCCACTCCAATTACCGCCGGACCCTCGGTCCGGTGGCCCTGACGGCCGTCGGCCTCGGGTCGATCATCGGCTCCGGCTGGCTCTTCGGCGCCCAGCGCGCCGCCGGCATCGCCGGGCCGGCGGCGATCCTGGCCTGGGTCATCGGTGCCGTCGTGGCGCTGACCATCGCCCTGACCTACAGCGAGCTGGGTGCGATGTTCCCCAAGGCCGGCGGCATGGTCCGCTACGGCCAGTACTCGCACGGCTCGCTCGCCGGCTACCTCGCCGCCTGGGCCAACTGGATCGCGATCGTCTCCGTCATCCCCGGCGAGGCGACCGCCTCCGTCCAGTACATGAGCTCCTGGAAGTGGAGCTGGGCCAAGGAGCTGTACGACGGCAAGGAGCTCACCGGCTCCGGTGTGGCCCTCGCCAGCGTCCTGCTGGTCTTCTACTTCTTCCTGAACTGGTTCGCGATCACCCTGTTCGCGAAGACCAACAACGCGATCACCGTCTTCAAGGTCGTCGTCCCGGTCCTGACCGCCGGCGCCCTGATGTGGTCGCACTTCGACACCCACAACATCAAGGTGGCGGGCGGCTTCACGCCCAACGGCTGGAGCGCCGTCTTCACCGCCGTGGCGACCTCCGGCATCGTCTGGGCCTACAACGGCTTCCAGTCCCCGCTGAACATGGCCGGGGAGGCCCGCAACCCGGGCAAGTCGCTGCCGAAGGCCGTCATCGGCTCGATTCTGATCGCGCTGGTCATCTACATCGCGCTGCAGGTCGCCTTCCTGATGGCCGTCCCCGCCGCCGACCTCGGCGACGGCTGGAGCGCCCTCACCTACAAGTCCCCGCTGGCCGACCTGGCCATCGCCTGGGGCCTGAACTGGCTGGCGATCGTCCTCTACGCGGACGCGTTCATCTCCCCGTCCGGCACCGGCATGATCTACGCCGCGACCACCTCGCGCATGATCCACGGTGTGCAGGAGAACGGCCACCTGCCGGGCATCTTCGGCAAGGTCGACCCGAAGACCGGCGTGCCGCGTCCGGCCCTGCTGCTCAACCTGGTCATCGCCTTCCTGTTCCTCGCGGTCTTCCGCGGCTGGGGCTCGCTGGCCGAGATCGTCTCGATCGCGACCGTCATCTCGTACATCACCGGCCCCGTCGCCGTGATGTCGCTGCGCCGCATCGCCCCGGGCATCAACCGCCCGGTGAAGCTGCGCGCCATGCCCGTCATCGCGCCCGTCGCGATGATCTTCGGCTCGCTGGTCCTCTACTGGGGCAAGTGGCCGCTCACCGGCAAGGTCATCCTGATCATGGCGGTCGGTCTGCCGATCTGGGCCTGGTACGAGCTGCGCAAGCCGTGGGCCGAGCTCAAGCCGCACCTCAAGGCCGGCGCCTGGATGGTGGCGTACCTGCTGGTCATGGCCTTCGTCTCGTGGGCCGGCGGCAAGGACTACAACGGCAAGGGCTACCTGGCCGAGGGCTGGGACCTGCTGGTCGTCGCCCTGATCGGCCTGGTCTTCTACATGTGGGGTGTGCGGAGCGCCTGGCGCAACCCCTCCCTGGTCGCCGCCGAGGAGGAGATCGCGGAGGCCGAGCGCGCCGAGGCGGCGAGCGAGTCCGAGGACGCGGTCCCGTCGGCCTCCAAGGCGTGA
- a CDS encoding ATP-binding protein, with the protein MVGVSDSALASTPGFAEWSFPAEAGAVRTARTLVRDTLLAWGLADVTDVTVLLVSELVTNSLRHATGPIGVRMYSRAGRVLQVEVSDPLPDPPRERVAEADDEGGRGLQLVALASRRWGTRRGDNGKTVWFELSLPG; encoded by the coding sequence GTGGTCGGCGTGAGCGACAGCGCACTGGCATCGACGCCGGGTTTCGCCGAATGGAGCTTCCCCGCCGAGGCCGGTGCGGTGCGCACCGCCCGTACGCTCGTCCGCGACACCCTGCTCGCCTGGGGACTGGCGGACGTCACCGACGTCACCGTCCTCCTCGTGAGCGAGCTCGTCACCAACTCCCTGCGGCACGCCACCGGCCCCATCGGCGTCCGGATGTACTCCCGCGCCGGCCGGGTGCTGCAGGTCGAGGTCTCCGATCCGCTGCCCGATCCGCCCCGCGAACGTGTGGCCGAAGCCGACGACGAGGGCGGGCGTGGACTGCAACTCGTCGCACTGGCGTCCCGCCGCTGGGGTACCCGCCGGGGTGACAACGGCAAGACGGTGTGGTTCGAACTGAGCTTGCCAGGTTAG
- a CDS encoding SpoIIE family protein phosphatase, protein MWQNSPPGSLYDYIRVASFSLGPDGRIEQWSERATELFGITPGQAVGRDPQDVFAAAQQGVLFSGDLGDLGDLGGPGDLPLGAEPDARARTGLVPYQRDGRQQGLAEVYVMPSRNERGERAALCVAVDVRALQGIETDIAASEAVFGQSPLGFFFFGTDLRLLRVNESFAQALGRPVAWHRGRRPHEFLPRTEAERLTLALRQVLDTGRPVADLQLMGPIPGKAERRRWSVSLYRLHGGSGRPIGVAAIATDVTGRRRAEREAAGVRRNLALLNEASARIGTSLDLETTARELLDVAVPQFCDLASVDLYQGLLAGDEAPPGLADGSAELRRVAFASAVSGAPVASDEPDEKAIQVGEVHRYPFHSPCAGALRTAQVQAVPGGGREGAEPPEPGMSAQCTLAVPMVARDTVMGLVQFTRTKGSEPFGERETAVAVELASRAAVCIDNARLYRREHERALILQRSLLPPVDPEAAGLEIACRYLPGNAATEVGGDWFDVIELPGHRTALVVGDVMGRGLRAAVAMGELRTAVRTLAMLDMEPAEVLSALDEIAHGLGRPGGKQSASRGVRGSVRPADLSEVYLATCVYAVYDPVTRRCTVANAGHLPPVLVEEGKPARLLEVQPGMPLGVGGELFEETVLELPDGALLALYTDGLVESRDHPLDEGLQAFRDALTDPARPLEDVCDHVLSALDTHHGEDDIALLMARLRGLPPGHVGDWTLPPEPRSVSRARELAREMLPQWGLESLVDTTELLVSELVTNALRYGEGDIRLRLLLDRTLVCEVWDAGSVQPRRRRARDTDEGGRGLQLVGLLSAAWGSRRIPPQGKTVWFELALPDGEAGAPDAVEALMSLY, encoded by the coding sequence ATGTGGCAGAACAGCCCGCCCGGATCCCTCTACGACTACATCCGCGTGGCGTCGTTCTCGCTGGGACCCGACGGCCGGATCGAGCAGTGGAGCGAGCGCGCCACCGAGCTCTTCGGAATAACTCCGGGTCAGGCGGTCGGCCGGGATCCCCAGGACGTGTTCGCCGCCGCGCAGCAAGGGGTCCTCTTTTCGGGCGACCTGGGCGACCTGGGCGACCTGGGCGGCCCGGGGGACCTGCCGCTCGGTGCGGAGCCGGACGCCCGCGCCCGGACCGGCCTCGTCCCGTACCAGCGCGACGGGCGGCAGCAGGGCCTCGCCGAGGTCTACGTGATGCCCAGCCGGAACGAGCGCGGCGAGCGCGCCGCGCTCTGTGTGGCCGTCGACGTCCGGGCGCTCCAGGGAATAGAGACCGACATCGCGGCGTCGGAAGCCGTTTTCGGCCAATCTCCCCTGGGGTTCTTCTTCTTCGGCACGGACCTGCGGCTGCTCCGCGTCAACGAGAGCTTCGCCCAGGCCCTCGGCCGTCCCGTGGCCTGGCACCGGGGCCGCAGGCCGCACGAGTTCCTGCCCCGCACCGAGGCCGAACGGCTGACGCTCGCGCTCCGCCAGGTCCTCGACACGGGCCGGCCGGTGGCCGATCTCCAACTGATGGGGCCGATCCCCGGCAAGGCCGAACGCCGCCGCTGGTCGGTGTCGCTCTACCGGCTGCACGGCGGCAGCGGGCGGCCCATCGGCGTGGCCGCCATCGCCACCGACGTCACCGGCCGCCGCCGCGCCGAACGGGAGGCCGCCGGCGTCCGGCGCAACCTGGCGCTGCTCAACGAGGCCAGCGCCCGTATCGGCACCTCCCTCGACCTGGAGACCACCGCCCGCGAACTGCTGGACGTCGCCGTCCCGCAGTTCTGCGACCTCGCCTCCGTCGACCTCTACCAGGGGCTGCTCGCCGGCGACGAGGCGCCGCCCGGCCTGGCCGACGGCAGCGCCGAGCTGCGCCGCGTCGCCTTCGCCAGCGCCGTGTCGGGCGCGCCGGTCGCCTCCGACGAGCCCGACGAGAAGGCCATCCAGGTCGGCGAGGTGCACCGGTACCCCTTCCACTCGCCGTGTGCCGGCGCCCTGCGCACCGCCCAGGTGCAGGCCGTCCCCGGCGGCGGGCGGGAGGGCGCCGAACCGCCCGAGCCGGGCATGTCGGCGCAGTGCACGCTGGCGGTGCCGATGGTCGCCCGGGACACGGTGATGGGGCTGGTCCAGTTCACCCGCACCAAGGGCAGCGAGCCGTTCGGCGAGCGGGAGACGGCCGTCGCCGTGGAGCTGGCCTCGCGGGCGGCGGTCTGCATCGACAACGCCCGCCTCTACCGGCGCGAGCACGAGCGGGCCCTCATCCTCCAGCGCAGCCTGCTGCCCCCGGTCGACCCCGAGGCCGCCGGGCTGGAGATCGCCTGCCGCTATCTGCCCGGCAACGCGGCGACCGAGGTGGGCGGCGACTGGTTCGACGTCATCGAACTGCCCGGCCACCGTACGGCCCTGGTCGTCGGCGACGTCATGGGCCGCGGCCTGCGGGCCGCCGTCGCCATGGGCGAACTCCGCACCGCCGTACGGACCCTGGCCATGCTGGACATGGAACCGGCCGAGGTGCTGTCCGCCCTCGACGAGATCGCCCACGGCCTCGGCCGGCCCGGCGGCAAGCAGTCCGCCTCGCGCGGGGTGCGGGGGAGCGTCCGCCCCGCCGATCTGTCCGAGGTGTACCTGGCGACGTGCGTCTACGCGGTGTACGACCCGGTCACCCGGCGCTGCACGGTCGCCAACGCCGGGCACCTGCCACCCGTCCTGGTCGAGGAGGGCAAGCCGGCGCGGCTGCTGGAGGTGCAGCCGGGGATGCCGCTCGGGGTGGGCGGCGAGCTGTTCGAGGAGACCGTCCTGGAGCTGCCGGACGGGGCGCTGCTCGCGCTGTACACCGATGGTCTGGTCGAGTCCCGGGATCACCCGCTGGACGAGGGGCTCCAGGCGTTCCGTGACGCTCTTACCGATCCGGCCCGGCCGCTGGAGGACGTGTGTGATCACGTCCTGTCCGCTCTGGACACTCATCACGGCGAGGACGACATCGCTCTGCTGATGGCCCGGCTGCGGGGGCTGCCGCCCGGGCACGTCGGCGACTGGACCCTGCCTCCCGAGCCGCGGTCCGTCTCCCGGGCCCGGGAGCTGGCCCGGGAAATGCTGCCGCAGTGGGGGCTGGAGAGCCTGGTGGACACCACCGAGTTGTTGGTGAGTGAGCTGGTCACCAACGCACTGCGGTACGGGGAGGGGGACATCCGGCTGCGGCTGCTGCTGGACCGGACGCTGGTGTGCGAGGTGTGGGACGCGGGGTCGGTGCAGCCTCGGCGGCGGCGGGCTCGGGATACGGATGAAGGGGGGCGGGGCCTGCAGTTGGTGGGGTTGCTGAGTGCGGCTTGGGGGAGTCGGCGGATTCCTCCGCAGGGGAAGACGGTGTGGTTTGAGTTGGCCTTGCCGGATGGAGAGGCGGGGGCGCCTGATGCGGTGGAGGCTCTTATGAGCCTCTATTGA